The following are from one region of the Desmospora profundinema genome:
- the dnaG gene encoding DNA primase, with amino-acid sequence MKGRIPDEVIDRVREHHDIVDVVSQSVQLKKSGRNYFGLCPFHSESTPSFSVSPDKQIYYCFGCGAGGNVFKFVMEMEQFTFVEAVHHLADQAGITVPRLDEGESDPEEKEKQRLREAMDLAARLFHHLLMNTDHGEEAREYLTRRGIQHSTMEEFQLGYAPDSYRFLLPFLKRRGFHEDELIKAGLVAQRDSSTGGRSSCFDRFRGRVMFPIHDSQGRVIAFGGRLLGDGRPKYLNSPETPLFHKGKFLFNLHRARKSIRKEAQSVLFEGYMDVIAAWQAGVKNGVATLGTSLTDSQARVIRRNAETVILCYDSDTPGQQAAERGMDVLRERECVVKVARMPHGMDPDDYIGEYGADAFTDEVLAQALPFTAFKLETIKKDHNLNDEDDRMQYLARAVELVARLPQAIERDHYLRRLSEEFDISLDALKQEQRKAASKKKRAPRGDKGQGKWNNGYHGGKHMVASHQRSKTPLEIAERRLLAILLQHPEYLDRAMGEIGVNFQTEAHEAIAAYLYSYHRSGFDGGLHAFIRLVDDDSLTSLIAELGMMDLPQVNLEEEVDGCIRRIRQLNREREVFAAKRELEKTKDPLEAARLAQESILRLYRNRNHD; translated from the coding sequence TTGAAGGGACGGATCCCTGACGAAGTCATCGACCGTGTCCGGGAGCATCATGACATCGTCGACGTGGTCAGCCAGTCGGTCCAGCTGAAGAAGAGTGGCCGCAATTACTTCGGCCTCTGCCCTTTCCACTCTGAAAGCACTCCCTCTTTTTCCGTGTCCCCCGATAAGCAGATCTATTACTGTTTTGGGTGCGGGGCCGGTGGGAATGTCTTTAAATTCGTGATGGAGATGGAGCAGTTCACCTTTGTAGAAGCGGTCCATCATCTGGCGGACCAGGCGGGAATTACGGTTCCCCGTCTGGATGAAGGCGAGTCGGATCCCGAGGAGAAAGAGAAGCAGCGGTTGCGTGAAGCGATGGATCTGGCTGCAAGGCTGTTTCATCACTTGTTGATGAACACGGACCATGGAGAGGAGGCGAGGGAATATCTTACCCGCCGGGGAATCCAACATTCCACGATGGAAGAATTCCAGCTAGGGTACGCTCCTGACTCTTATCGGTTCTTGTTGCCCTTTCTCAAACGGCGGGGATTTCATGAAGACGAGCTGATAAAGGCAGGTCTGGTTGCACAACGGGACTCTTCCACGGGTGGGCGCTCTTCCTGTTTTGACCGGTTTCGGGGGCGGGTGATGTTTCCCATCCACGATTCCCAAGGGAGGGTGATTGCCTTTGGCGGACGTTTGTTGGGGGATGGGCGCCCCAAGTACTTAAACAGCCCCGAGACTCCCTTGTTTCATAAGGGCAAATTTTTATTCAACCTGCACCGGGCACGTAAATCCATTCGAAAAGAAGCGCAATCCGTTCTATTTGAAGGTTACATGGATGTCATTGCCGCATGGCAGGCCGGTGTCAAAAACGGCGTCGCCACATTGGGAACCTCATTGACGGATTCTCAAGCCCGGGTGATTCGCCGCAACGCTGAGACCGTGATACTCTGCTATGACTCCGACACTCCCGGGCAGCAGGCGGCTGAACGGGGGATGGATGTGCTGAGGGAGCGGGAGTGCGTGGTTAAGGTGGCTCGGATGCCCCATGGGATGGATCCGGACGATTATATTGGAGAATACGGAGCCGATGCCTTCACCGATGAAGTGCTGGCCCAGGCTTTGCCCTTTACCGCGTTTAAGCTGGAAACCATTAAAAAAGACCATAATCTAAACGATGAAGATGATCGGATGCAGTATCTGGCACGGGCGGTCGAATTAGTGGCGCGGTTGCCTCAGGCCATCGAGCGCGACCATTACCTTCGTCGGCTATCCGAGGAGTTCGACATTTCATTGGATGCCTTGAAACAGGAACAGCGGAAAGCCGCGTCAAAAAAGAAGAGGGCACCCCGGGGGGATAAAGGCCAAGGGAAGTGGAATAATGGATATCATGGTGGCAAACACATGGTCGCTTCCCATCAACGATCGAAAACCCCTCTTGAGATCGCGGAACGACGCCTGTTGGCCATCTTACTCCAACACCCGGAATACTTGGACAGAGCAATGGGAGAGATCGGCGTCAACTTCCAGACTGAAGCTCATGAAGCCATTGCCGCTTATCTTTATTCATACCACCGGTCAGGCTTCGACGGGGGGCTACATGCATTCATCCGGTTGGTAGACGATGACTCGTTAACCTCTTTGATTGCGGAACTGGGTATGATGGATCTGCCCCAGGTCAACTTGGAAGAGGAAGTGGATGGCTGTATCCGGCGCATCCGCCAGTTGA
- the ppdK gene encoding pyruvate, phosphate dikinase has protein sequence MSHAMVIAFDEGRLDWKHLMGGKGANLAEMTRAGLPVPPGFTITTAACLQYYDADRTMTREQKNEIASALSALEKRSGKKLGDPNDPLLVSVRSGAVISMPGMMDTVLNLGLNDRTVEGLEKLTGNARFARDCYRRFIQMFGDVVLGIPHYRFERVIDAKKKERGVDLDTDLTAEDWVEVTRSFKELVREETGEAFPQDPVDQLHRAIVAVFDSWNNQRARVYRKVHQIPDDLGTAVNVQMMVFGNMGEDSGTGVAFTRNPSTGEKVLYGEYLINAQGEDVVAGIRTPEPIAALADRMPDIYDSFVDIAARLETHYQDMQDIEFTVERGKLYILQTRSGKRTAHAAVKIAVDLVAEGVISREEAINRVDPDQLDQILHRRIDPEADLEVLAKGLPASPGAASGQVVFDADTAERWAQAGKKVLLVRLETTPEDIHGIVAAQGVLTTRGGMTSHAAVVARGMGKPCICGCEEIKIDLKKKEIRVENQVLTEGDELSIDGGSGRVIGGKVPLIDPELSSEFQQLLAWADEVRKLRVRTNADNPVDASKAREFGAEGIGLCRTEHMFMDPERVPKVRSMILAETTEDREQALEALLPLQRDDFHGIFRAMDGLPVTIRLLDPPLHEFLPNLEELQMEVARLQAKGDTDPRELREKEALLRQVRALHEFNPMLGHRGCRLGLTHPEIYAMQVEAIFQAASQAMSEGITVKPEIMIPLVGHVNELKEMRELVEQVAQKVQTTAAVDIPFTVGTMIEVPRAALTAGEIAKSADFFSFGTNDLTQTTFGYSRDDAEGKFLHHYMERKILPENPFITLDREGVGLLVSMGVNEGRMVKTDLKTGICGEHGGEKRSIHFCHEVGLDYVSCSPFRVPLARLASAQAALTEREEVAGTTS, from the coding sequence ATGAGTCATGCCATGGTCATCGCTTTCGATGAAGGTCGGCTGGATTGGAAGCATCTGATGGGGGGCAAAGGGGCTAACCTGGCGGAAATGACCCGGGCCGGACTTCCGGTGCCTCCGGGATTCACTATCACAACTGCTGCGTGTCTTCAATACTATGATGCAGATCGTACGATGACCCGTGAACAGAAGAATGAAATCGCCTCCGCTTTGTCCGCTTTGGAAAAACGATCAGGCAAAAAACTGGGTGATCCCAATGACCCACTCTTGGTTTCTGTGCGTTCCGGCGCCGTCATTTCCATGCCGGGGATGATGGATACGGTGCTTAATTTGGGATTGAACGACCGCACCGTGGAAGGGTTGGAAAAGCTCACCGGAAATGCTCGTTTTGCCCGTGATTGTTACCGACGGTTCATCCAGATGTTCGGAGATGTGGTGTTGGGTATTCCCCATTACCGTTTTGAGCGGGTGATCGATGCGAAAAAGAAGGAACGCGGCGTGGATTTAGACACTGACTTGACCGCGGAAGATTGGGTGGAGGTGACCCGTTCATTTAAGGAACTGGTCCGGGAGGAGACGGGCGAGGCATTTCCGCAGGATCCCGTGGATCAGCTCCATCGTGCGATTGTGGCTGTCTTTGATTCGTGGAACAACCAACGGGCCCGCGTTTACCGAAAGGTCCATCAAATTCCCGATGACCTGGGAACAGCGGTCAATGTACAGATGATGGTGTTTGGCAACATGGGGGAAGATTCCGGGACCGGTGTGGCGTTCACCCGCAATCCTTCCACAGGGGAGAAGGTGTTGTACGGAGAGTATCTGATTAACGCTCAAGGGGAAGATGTCGTGGCCGGGATTCGCACGCCGGAACCGATTGCTGCTTTGGCCGACCGCATGCCGGATATTTACGATTCCTTTGTCGATATTGCTGCTCGTTTGGAGACGCATTATCAAGACATGCAGGATATTGAGTTTACAGTGGAACGGGGAAAGCTTTACATCCTGCAAACCCGCTCCGGGAAACGAACGGCTCATGCTGCTGTTAAAATCGCCGTGGATTTGGTGGCCGAAGGCGTGATCTCACGGGAAGAAGCGATCAACCGTGTGGACCCCGATCAGCTGGATCAGATCCTTCATCGTCGCATCGATCCTGAAGCGGATCTGGAGGTGTTGGCCAAAGGCCTGCCCGCTTCTCCGGGAGCTGCATCGGGACAGGTGGTGTTTGACGCCGACACGGCGGAACGATGGGCGCAGGCAGGGAAAAAAGTCCTGTTGGTCCGACTGGAGACGACGCCGGAAGATATACACGGTATCGTCGCTGCCCAGGGTGTCCTCACTACCCGAGGCGGCATGACCAGCCATGCGGCCGTCGTCGCCCGTGGAATGGGCAAACCCTGTATTTGCGGCTGCGAAGAGATTAAGATCGACTTGAAAAAGAAAGAAATCAGGGTGGAAAATCAGGTGCTGACAGAAGGGGATGAACTCTCCATCGATGGCGGTAGCGGCCGGGTGATCGGCGGCAAGGTTCCCCTGATCGATCCCGAGCTTTCAAGCGAGTTCCAGCAATTGTTGGCTTGGGCGGATGAAGTGCGTAAACTCCGAGTGCGGACCAATGCGGATAATCCTGTCGATGCGTCCAAAGCACGGGAGTTCGGCGCAGAGGGAATCGGGCTGTGCCGGACGGAGCATATGTTCATGGACCCGGAAAGGGTGCCAAAGGTTCGTTCCATGATTCTGGCGGAAACGACCGAAGATCGTGAGCAAGCCCTTGAGGCCCTGTTGCCCTTGCAACGGGATGACTTTCATGGAATCTTTCGGGCGATGGACGGTCTTCCCGTCACCATTCGCCTATTGGATCCTCCTCTTCATGAGTTCCTGCCTAATCTGGAAGAGTTGCAGATGGAGGTGGCACGGCTTCAGGCGAAGGGGGATACCGATCCCAGGGAACTGCGGGAGAAGGAAGCGCTTTTGCGTCAGGTTCGTGCCTTGCATGAATTTAATCCGATGCTGGGGCACCGCGGATGTCGGCTCGGCTTAACGCATCCGGAGATATACGCCATGCAGGTGGAGGCGATCTTTCAGGCGGCATCCCAAGCGATGAGCGAAGGCATCACGGTGAAGCCGGAGATCATGATTCCATTGGTGGGCCATGTTAACGAATTAAAAGAGATGAGAGAATTGGTGGAACAGGTGGCGCAGAAGGTTCAAACCACTGCCGCTGTCGACATTCCCTTTACGGTGGGCACCATGATCGAAGTGCCGCGGGCCGCCCTGACAGCGGGAGAGATCGCCAAATCCGCCGACTTTTTCTCCTTCGGCACCAACGATCTAACCCAAACGACGTTTGGTTACAGCCGTGACGATGCAGAAGGGAAATTCCTGCATCACTATATGGAACGGAAGATTTTGCCGGAGAACCCCTTTATCACGCTGGATCGAGAAGGAGTGGGGCTGCTGGTCTCCATGGGTGTGAATGAAGGACGGATGGTAAAGACGGACCTGAAAACCGGCATCTGTGGAGAGCACGGCGGGGAAAAACGTTCCATTCACTTTTGTCACGAGGTAGGACTAGACTATGTCAGCTGCTCTCCTTTTCGGGTTCCCCTCGCCCGTCTGGCGTCAGCACAAGCCGCTTTGACGGAAAGGGAGGAAGTAGCAGGAACCACTTCGTAA
- a CDS encoding pyruvate, water dikinase regulatory protein yields MTSTSNQPVIFILSDSVGETAEFVIRAASSQFNGSQADIRRIPYVDDKKTIEETVRAAAEVNGIIAFTMVVSELHDFLLDEANRQGVQVVDIMGPMLKGLSTLYGREPKREPGLVRRLDDEYFRKVEAIEFAVKYDDGRDPRGLLRADVVLIGVSRTSKTPLSMYLAHKRLKVANVPLVPEVEPPEELFMLPVEKCIGLTIEPDQLNGIRRERLKSLGLTARANYANIERILQELEYSEKVMKRVGCPIIDVSNKAVEETANIILDMFRRGGRHT; encoded by the coding sequence ATTACTAGTACATCGAATCAACCCGTTATTTTTATTTTATCCGACTCCGTGGGGGAGACGGCGGAATTCGTGATTCGCGCTGCCTCCAGCCAATTTAATGGCAGTCAGGCGGATATTCGCCGCATCCCTTATGTGGACGACAAAAAAACGATTGAGGAAACCGTGCGGGCAGCTGCTGAGGTAAATGGAATAATCGCGTTTACCATGGTGGTGAGCGAGCTACACGATTTTCTCCTGGATGAAGCGAATCGCCAGGGTGTGCAGGTGGTGGATATTATGGGGCCGATGCTAAAAGGCTTGTCCACCCTCTACGGTCGGGAACCCAAGCGGGAACCGGGATTGGTCCGCCGCTTGGACGATGAGTATTTCCGCAAGGTGGAAGCGATCGAATTTGCGGTGAAGTATGATGACGGACGCGATCCGCGCGGATTGTTGCGGGCGGACGTGGTACTGATCGGTGTTTCCCGCACGTCGAAAACTCCCTTGTCGATGTACTTGGCTCATAAGCGGCTCAAAGTGGCCAACGTTCCGTTGGTCCCGGAAGTAGAACCGCCGGAAGAGTTGTTCATGCTACCGGTAGAAAAGTGTATCGGATTGACCATCGAACCGGATCAATTGAACGGGATTCGCCGGGAACGCTTAAAGTCCCTGGGCCTCACCGCGAGGGCCAATTACGCCAATATCGAACGAATCCTGCAGGAATTGGAGTATTCGGAGAAGGTCATGAAGCGGGTGGGTTGTCCCATCATCGACGTCTCCAACAAGGCAGTAGAAGAAACGGCCAATATCATTCTCGACATGTTCCGCAGAGGAGGAAGGCACACATGA
- a CDS encoding helix-turn-helix transcriptional regulator, translating to MILRIVKDEGPITGEQIAERLSLTRATLRPDLAILTMSGYLDARPRVGYFYSGKTGSQLLGEHFRKLMVRDYKSVPAVCQEETSVYDAICTMFLEDVGTLFVVKEGGILTGVISRKDLLKSSMGSQDLQNIPVGVVMSRMPNIVSCHLDESLLDAAAKLIRNQVDSLPVVKEREESDHFEVVGRISKTTITRVFVEMGLGKSV from the coding sequence ATGATCTTGCGGATCGTGAAAGATGAAGGCCCTATTACCGGTGAACAGATCGCGGAGCGGTTGAGCCTCACCCGGGCCACCTTACGTCCGGATCTTGCCATCCTGACAATGTCCGGTTACCTGGATGCACGACCACGGGTGGGGTACTTTTATTCTGGTAAAACAGGAAGTCAACTGCTGGGTGAACATTTTCGAAAGCTGATGGTTCGCGATTATAAATCCGTTCCGGCGGTTTGCCAGGAGGAAACATCGGTCTACGACGCTATTTGCACGATGTTTCTGGAAGATGTGGGGACGTTGTTTGTCGTAAAAGAAGGGGGCATACTCACCGGAGTGATTTCCCGCAAGGATCTGTTGAAAAGTTCGATGGGAAGCCAGGACCTGCAGAACATTCCGGTCGGAGTGGTGATGAGCCGGATGCCCAACATCGTCAGCTGCCACTTGGATGAATCCTTGTTGGATGCAGCCGCCAAGCTGATCCGCAACCAAGTGGATTCCCTTCCGGTCGTTAAGGAGCGGGAGGAAAGCGATCATTTCGAAGTGGTGGGGAGGATTTCAAAAACCACGATTACAAGAGTATTTGTGGAGATGGGCCTAGGTAAGTCCGTCTGA
- the glyS gene encoding glycine--tRNA ligase subunit beta — MPERDWLLEIGCEEIPARFVEGGLKQLKEKTLTWLKENRISHGEVNAWATPRRLTLLIKGVADQQEDVSEEVRGPAQRIAQDGDGNWTKAAEGFARKQGVDVTALVLKEHKGETYVFARKQEQGKPTIRLMEEELPTVLDGIHFPKAMRWGSRRTRFIRPVRWMVCLWGNEEVPLAWAGVTAGRETRGHRFLGSRTVLESPASYMETLRQQHVIVDAEERREMIRSQLKQLEEQHGWTIPVDPELLDEVTYLVETPTALYGRFDEAYLKLPPAVLITTMREHQRYFPVEGADGQLLPYFVTVRNGNDHALSTVARGNEKVLSARLADARFFYEEDQKLPIATAVEKLDQVVYYEDLGTIGDQVRRIRASVQEMAGRLQLPDTDIQTLLRAAEICKFDLSTQMVYEFPELSGLMGRDYALKAGEDEAVADAIEEHHYPRAAGDRLPQGTAGALISLADKIDAVVSAFAIGIQPTGSQDPYGLRRRAAGAVQILTGRGWSALPLSELTGLTLKRLADDGWVKRSLDEVQEELDTFFRLRIKAMLQEAGIRYDIIDAVLAAGTDQPKLVLDKARTLAARVDAEAFKSVVEGFSRAANLAKKDTDGAPVDRERFESQAEHDLWNAVQETRESFETALTARDTDRMLDALSALAPSIHAFFEEVLVMADDEAVRRNRLALLREIDALVGRFAAFNQLVFAS, encoded by the coding sequence ATGCCTGAACGGGATTGGTTGTTGGAGATCGGGTGTGAAGAGATTCCGGCCCGTTTCGTGGAGGGCGGATTGAAACAGCTGAAGGAGAAAACGCTCACTTGGCTGAAGGAGAATCGCATCTCTCACGGTGAAGTGAACGCTTGGGCGACTCCCCGTCGGCTCACACTGCTGATAAAGGGAGTCGCCGACCAACAGGAGGATGTGTCGGAGGAAGTTCGCGGTCCCGCCCAGCGAATCGCACAGGATGGGGATGGAAATTGGACCAAGGCCGCGGAGGGGTTTGCGCGTAAACAAGGGGTAGATGTGACTGCCCTCGTATTGAAAGAACATAAAGGGGAAACGTATGTGTTTGCCCGAAAGCAGGAGCAGGGCAAACCGACCATCCGGTTGATGGAGGAAGAATTGCCGACGGTGCTGGACGGGATCCATTTTCCAAAAGCGATGCGTTGGGGGAGCCGTCGCACCCGCTTTATCCGGCCCGTACGATGGATGGTTTGTCTATGGGGGAATGAGGAGGTACCCTTGGCCTGGGCAGGGGTGACTGCCGGCCGGGAAACCCGTGGACACCGCTTCTTAGGTTCCCGTACCGTTTTGGAAAGTCCTGCTTCCTATATGGAAACCCTGCGTCAACAGCACGTGATCGTCGACGCCGAGGAACGACGGGAGATGATCCGCTCGCAACTGAAGCAGTTGGAGGAGCAGCATGGCTGGACCATTCCTGTGGATCCTGAATTGCTGGATGAAGTCACTTATCTGGTGGAAACACCGACCGCCTTGTATGGACGTTTTGATGAAGCTTATCTAAAATTGCCTCCAGCTGTGTTGATCACCACCATGCGGGAGCATCAGCGCTACTTCCCGGTGGAAGGGGCGGATGGTCAGCTGCTGCCTTATTTTGTAACGGTACGCAATGGAAACGATCATGCCCTCTCCACTGTAGCCAGAGGGAATGAAAAGGTGCTTTCCGCCCGTTTGGCGGATGCCCGTTTCTTCTATGAAGAAGACCAAAAGCTGCCGATTGCGACCGCGGTGGAAAAGTTGGACCAAGTGGTCTATTATGAAGATCTCGGTACCATCGGAGATCAGGTGAGGAGGATTCGGGCATCGGTACAGGAGATGGCTGGCCGCTTGCAACTCCCCGACACGGACATTCAGACTCTCTTGCGGGCGGCGGAGATTTGCAAATTTGACTTATCCACACAGATGGTGTATGAGTTTCCCGAACTGAGCGGGCTGATGGGTCGGGACTATGCATTGAAAGCAGGCGAGGATGAGGCGGTGGCCGATGCCATCGAGGAGCATCACTATCCCCGGGCTGCCGGTGATCGTTTGCCTCAAGGAACGGCGGGTGCGTTGATCAGCTTGGCTGATAAAATCGATGCGGTGGTATCCGCTTTCGCCATTGGAATCCAACCGACAGGTTCCCAGGATCCTTACGGCTTGCGCCGCCGGGCTGCCGGTGCCGTACAGATTTTGACCGGTCGGGGATGGAGTGCCTTGCCGCTGTCCGAGTTGACCGGACTCACGTTGAAACGGCTGGCCGATGATGGCTGGGTGAAACGATCTCTTGACGAAGTGCAGGAAGAATTGGACACCTTTTTCCGTTTACGGATCAAAGCCATGCTGCAAGAAGCGGGAATTCGTTATGATATTATCGATGCCGTGTTGGCCGCGGGGACGGACCAGCCGAAACTGGTATTGGACAAGGCCCGCACCCTGGCGGCTCGGGTGGATGCGGAGGCATTCAAATCGGTGGTGGAAGGATTCAGCCGTGCCGCCAATCTGGCCAAGAAGGATACAGACGGGGCTCCGGTTGACCGGGAACGGTTTGAGAGTCAGGCAGAGCATGATTTGTGGAATGCGGTTCAAGAGACGCGAGAGAGCTTTGAAACCGCGTTGACCGCCCGTGATACGGATCGCATGTTGGATGCGTTGAGTGCGTTGGCACCATCCATCCATGCCTTTTTCGAAGAAGTGCTGGTCATGGCCGATGACGAAGCGGTCCGTCGGAACCGTCTGGCCCTGCTGCGGGAAATCGATGCGCTGGTCGGCCGCTTCGCCGCTTTCAATCAATTGGTGTTCGCTTCCTGA
- the glyQ gene encoding glycine--tRNA ligase subunit alpha — protein sequence MNMQSIILKLQAFWSSRGCVLAQPYDVEKGAGTMNPMTFLRSLGPEPWNVAYVEPSRRPADGRYGENPNRVYQHHQFQVIMKPSPDDIQEVYLDSLKELGVNPLEHDIRFVEDNWENPAMGAAGLGWEVWLDGMEITQFTYFQQIGGLEADPVSVEITYGLERLASYIQDKENIYDLSWVRGVTYGDIFKQPEYEHSKYSFEISDSAKLFRWFDEYEEEAGRALEESLVFAAYDYILKCSHTFNLLDARGAISVTERTGYLGRVRALARRCAKTYVNERERLGFPLLNKGGNAHA from the coding sequence ATGAATATGCAATCGATTATTTTGAAGTTGCAAGCGTTTTGGAGTTCCAGAGGATGCGTGCTGGCTCAACCCTACGATGTGGAAAAGGGAGCAGGCACAATGAACCCGATGACTTTTTTGCGCTCACTGGGCCCGGAACCGTGGAATGTGGCCTATGTGGAGCCTTCCCGCCGCCCGGCCGACGGACGCTATGGCGAAAATCCCAATCGAGTGTATCAGCATCATCAGTTTCAGGTGATTATGAAGCCTTCGCCGGACGACATCCAGGAAGTGTATCTGGACAGCCTCAAAGAGCTGGGGGTCAACCCCTTGGAGCATGATATTCGCTTTGTGGAAGACAATTGGGAAAATCCCGCGATGGGAGCGGCCGGTTTGGGCTGGGAGGTGTGGCTGGACGGGATGGAGATCACCCAGTTTACCTATTTCCAGCAGATCGGCGGGTTGGAAGCCGATCCTGTATCCGTGGAAATCACCTATGGTTTGGAGCGTTTGGCTTCCTATATCCAGGATAAAGAAAACATCTACGACCTCAGCTGGGTCCGTGGCGTCACCTACGGAGATATCTTCAAACAACCGGAGTACGAGCATTCCAAGTACTCCTTCGAGATTTCCGACAGCGCAAAACTGTTCCGGTGGTTTGATGAGTATGAAGAAGAGGCCGGCCGGGCATTGGAAGAAAGCCTGGTGTTTGCCGCCTATGATTATATCCTGAAGTGTTCGCACACGTTTAACTTGTTGGATGCCCGGGGCGCCATCAGCGTGACGGAGCGGACCGGCTATCTGGGACGCGTGCGCGCATTGGCCCGCCGTTGTGCCAAAACATATGTGAATGAGCGGGAACGACTCGGTTTTCCGCTGCTGAACAAGGGAGGGAACGCCCATGCCTGA
- the recO gene encoding DNA repair protein RecO, with product MLVKCEGIVIRARDYGESHQVVTLFTREQGKMAAMARGAKKPKSRLSAATQPFTSGWYLCYTGSGMATLSQAEIQRSRYGLRSDLLLTAVAAYITELLDKLTEERQVQPALFSQLETTLDMLEEGADPDILTHIFELKVLEAGGYRPRLDGCVHCGAVDQPVSFSVASGGFLCLDCVYRDKRAIPITSATARVLKLLQRVSPDRVGQVDLKRETRSQLERITRAFIDEHVGVPLKSRGFLERMKRDWQDEKK from the coding sequence ATGTTGGTAAAATGCGAGGGGATTGTAATCCGGGCCCGGGACTATGGGGAAAGCCATCAGGTTGTTACCTTGTTTACACGAGAGCAAGGAAAAATGGCGGCAATGGCCCGCGGGGCCAAAAAGCCCAAAAGCCGTTTAAGTGCAGCGACCCAGCCTTTTACCTCCGGTTGGTATCTGTGTTACACCGGCTCAGGGATGGCTACCCTGTCTCAGGCGGAAATCCAGCGTTCGCGGTACGGGTTGCGCTCGGACCTTCTGTTGACGGCGGTAGCGGCATACATCACGGAATTATTGGACAAACTGACGGAAGAGCGCCAGGTACAGCCTGCGCTTTTTTCCCAGTTGGAGACGACCTTGGATATGCTGGAAGAGGGAGCGGACCCCGACATCCTCACCCATATCTTTGAGTTGAAGGTATTGGAAGCGGGGGGATATCGTCCCCGTCTGGATGGGTGCGTCCACTGCGGAGCGGTGGATCAACCGGTTTCATTCAGTGTGGCGTCGGGGGGATTTTTGTGTTTGGACTGTGTTTACAGGGATAAACGGGCGATCCCGATCACTTCGGCAACCGCACGTGTGTTGAAATTGTTGCAGCGGGTGTCTCCGGACCGGGTAGGACAGGTGGACCTGAAGCGAGAGACCCGGTCCCAACTGGAACGCATCACTCGGGCATTCATCGATGAACACGTGGGAGTTCCCCTTAAATCAAGAGGTTTTTTGGAACGGATGAAACGGGATTGGCAAGATGAAAAGAAATGA
- a CDS encoding YqzL family protein, translating to MRDFSWNCFTVTGSIDAYLLYKDTTMHTSKRDQGGKREPEAKAEG from the coding sequence TTGCGTGACTTTTCGTGGAACTGTTTCACTGTGACGGGCAGCATTGATGCATATCTCTTGTACAAGGACACCACCATGCACACCAGCAAGCGTGATCAAGGAGGAAAACGGGAACCGGAAGCGAAGGCGGAGGGCTGA
- the era gene encoding GTPase Era yields MKEKGFRSGFVALIGRPNVGKSTLLNQVLGQKVAIMSDKPQTTRNQIRGVHTTDDAQIIFLDTPGIHKPKSRLGDWMVKTARDTFEEVDVVLFLVDAKEGAGSGDRFIMDLLRDVKTPIFLVVNKIDQVHPESLLPLIDQYRNRFSFREVVPISALHGNNTSKLLELILKELPEGPPYYPSEYVTDHPERFIVGELIREKVLHLTREEIPHSVAVVVEEMSREEEGDLVNVRATIITERSSQKGILIGKQGSMLKEVGRRAREEIQRLLGSKVYLDLWIKVKKDWRNEDFYLRQFGYRDED; encoded by the coding sequence ATGAAGGAAAAAGGTTTCCGGTCGGGGTTTGTGGCGTTGATCGGGCGTCCCAATGTAGGAAAATCGACGCTGTTAAATCAAGTGTTGGGGCAAAAAGTGGCCATTATGTCGGACAAACCCCAGACGACGCGCAATCAGATCCGGGGAGTTCACACCACGGATGATGCCCAGATTATTTTTCTGGATACCCCAGGGATCCATAAACCCAAGTCCCGTTTGGGGGATTGGATGGTGAAGACGGCCCGTGACACCTTCGAAGAGGTGGATGTGGTCCTGTTCCTGGTAGATGCCAAGGAAGGAGCGGGATCGGGGGACCGATTCATCATGGATCTATTGCGGGATGTGAAAACGCCCATATTCCTCGTGGTTAATAAAATAGACCAGGTTCACCCCGAATCGTTGCTGCCCCTGATCGACCAATATCGGAACCGCTTTTCTTTCCGGGAAGTGGTTCCGATTTCCGCTCTGCACGGCAACAATACATCCAAGCTGCTGGAGTTGATCTTGAAGGAATTACCGGAAGGCCCTCCCTATTATCCCTCCGAGTATGTAACCGATCATCCGGAGCGGTTTATTGTAGGCGAGTTGATCCGGGAAAAAGTTCTCCATTTGACCCGGGAGGAGATCCCTCATTCCGTGGCGGTGGTGGTGGAGGAGATGTCCCGCGAGGAAGAAGGGGATTTAGTCAACGTCAGAGCAACCATTATCACGGAACGTTCTTCACAAAAAGGGATTTTGATCGGCAAACAGGGGTCCATGTTGAAAGAAGTAGGGCGTCGTGCCCGAGAAGAGATCCAGCGTCTGCTGGGAAGTAAGGTGTATCTCGATCTCTGGATCAAAGTGAAGAAGGATTGGCGCAATGAGGATTTTTATTTGCGACAGTTTGGATATCGGGATGAAGATTGA